The sequence below is a genomic window from bacterium.
ACGCCGACGTCGAGACGCTCGAGGCGGAGCTCGGTAGCCTTCCCATGTTCAGGCGTAAGGCCCGGAGCATCAAGGCAGCGTGCGAGTCCCTGGTGGCGGAGCATGGCGGCAAGGTGCCTGCCGATGTCGGTGCGCTGACTGCGCTCAAGGGAGTTGGCCGAAAGACAGCCAACTTGGTGCTTTCAAACGCCTTCGGCCAGCCTGCAATCGTTGTCGATACTCATGTCTTGCGCATCTGTGAGCGGTTGGATCTTTCGAGCGGAACGGATCGTGACAGAACTGAACGGGAGCTGATGAGAATGCTGCCAGAGAACAGATGGTCCCATCTGGCGCACATCTTCTCCGATTTTGGGCGCGAGACGTGCAAGGCACAAAACCCCAGGTGCGCTCTCTGCCCTGTTGCCAAGCTCTGTCCTTACATCAAGAAACGACGAGGGGTTGCGATTGAAACCTGAAGGGCGATCGGTCGTGCTAGAGCGAGTGCCTATGATGTCGGTCGACCGGGGCCGTTGCACACTTGTTCTGGCGATTCAGACAGTTCTAAGATACCTTGGGCAGAAGGTTGACTACGACTACTTGATGGGTATGTCCGGGGCTGGCTTCCTGTTCTACGTCAACCCCAAGGAGCCGGTTGCGGCCAAATGGTGCGAGGCGATGCGGGAGCGATGGTTGCACATCGTCTCGGATGCTGTCGGTCTGGAGCTGAGGCTCGTCGATACGGAAGAGACGTTGTTTGCGCGCGACCCCGAGGCACACTTCTATAAGGCATTTGGCAAGGAGGTCGTGGAGAGCCTCGAGTCGAGGCGGCCGTGTCTTGGGTTCACATGTTTTAAGGGGCCTCAGTGGGACGTAATAGCGGGTTTTTCGGACGGTCGGCTGCTGTGTCGGAGTATCCACAACAAGACGTCTTCGAGCGGCTTGATTGACCGCATTCAGCCCTATGACCGGAATGAGTTGTGGCCATCCAAGATCATAGTGCTCGGTCAAGAAAAGAGCGTCCCCCCACGATTGGAGATGATAGCCAAAGCGATCGAGGTTGGTCTGGAGATCGGGCGTGGCATCTGCGACGATGCGGGCAGCGGGCCGCTTACCGGACCGCTAGCTTTGAGCGCATGGGCTGAGCTTTTGGCGGAGAGAGCATCGGCAAACGACCTTGCGGCGCATGAGCAGTTGCGGAAGACGTTGATAGATTCCCGCATCTCTCTGGAACGCTTCCTCAGGTGGGTTGAGACGGAGCTTGGCCGGGAGCTTGGGCCTGACGTGGGGAGAGCCAGAAAGCGCTTCTCGGAGTCGTTTGAGATGCTGCTCTCGACGGACTTCACGGAGGAGACGATGGCCGATGGTGATTCCTGCGGAAGGGCAGTCCAGCGCATAAGGTCTCTTCAGGAGATCGAGAGCGAGGCGTTCAGGTATCTTGAGAGCGTCCATGATGGGCTAAATGCCTCCGGGCAGGTGAGCTGCGAATGAACTTTAATGGGCAGTGCCATGAAGGCCATAAAGCGGGTCCGTCGCAAGGAGCGCTGGCTAGAAGAGGCGCCATGAGTTTCACGTTGGAGGCGCCTGATGCCTGATAGGGACCTTCCCGCCCTGTCCATCGTCATCCCGGTTCAGGACGAGGCAGATTCTATTGGCTCGGTCATAAGCTCCGTCAAGGCCGCGCTCGATTGCCACGAGGGAGGCTACGAGATAGTAGCGGTCGATGACGGCTCTGCTGACAACAGTGCCCAGTTGGCCGAGGATGCCGGGGCGAGGGTCATCTCGCATGGCTTGAGGCGTGGCTATGGTGCGGCGCTAAAGACTGGGATCAAGGCGGCCAGGGGACGGACAATCGCGATAATCGATGGGGACGGCACGTATCCGGCGGAGGTGATTCCTGCGCTCGCACGGGGGCTTGAATCTGCCGACATGGTCGTCGGGGCGAGAGTGCGGGCCGGGGCCTGCGTGCCGATCACGAGGAGGCCGGCCAAATGGCTTCTGACGAAGCTTGCGGGCTTTCTCTCAGGGGTGAAGATTCCTGACCTCAACTCCGGGCTGCGAGCCTTCAGAAGGGATGTTGCCCTGCCCTATCTGCGGGTCCTGCCGGACAGGTTCTCATTCACCTCGACCATAACGCTTCTGATGCTCGGGGACGGGAAGTCGGTGGAGTACATGCCCATCGACTATCACAGGCGGGCCGGCAAGTCCAAGATAGTCCCCAGCGACGCCTTCTCATTCTTGATACTCATCATCAGAACCGTGATGTTCTTCAATCCGCTCAAGTTCTTCCTACCTATTGGGCTCGTTATATTTCTTGTGGGCGCGGCGAAGTTGTCCACGGACTATCTGATCTATGATAGACTATCATCAACCTCCGTGCTGCTGATACTATCCGCCATCCAGATATGGGGTCTGGGCTTCTTGGCGGAGCTGGCCCTGTTCCTCGAAAGGCGAAGGAAGTAATCCCCTCCCCATGTGTGGTATCTGCGGCATTGTCAAGGACTCAGGATGCAAGGTTGATCCGGCGCTAATGGATGATATGACCGACCTGATGCGGCATAGAGGGCCGGATGATCGCGGCATCTGGATCAATGCTGCGGGCAACGTCGGGCTCGGTGCGAGAAGACTGAGCATAATTGGCCTCTCAAATGGGCACCAACCGATATCGAATGAAGAGGGGACGTGCGTTCTCGTGGCCAACGGAGAGATCTACAACTACAGGACTCTCAAGAGTGATCTGATAGGCCGGGGCCACAACTTCTCAACTGACACAGACATAGAGGTCATCCTGCACCTCTATGAGGAGAGAGGTCCAGATTTCGCCGAAGTATTGAACGGCATGTTCGCATTCGCCATCTGGGATGAGAAACGGCATCGACTTGTTCTATGCCGAGACCGCATGGGCATCAAACCGCTCTTCTATATGCAATTGACAGACCGCGTCGTCTTTGCATCCGAGATAAAATCGATTATCTGTGACCCGAGCGTTCCGCGGGAACTTGATCTGCAGGCCATGCACGATTACTTCACTTTTGACTACATCCCCGGAGAACAGACGATCTTCAAGGGGGTCCGAGAGGTCCAGCAGGGATGCATAGCTGTTTTCGAGCAAGGGGACATGCGAACCACTCGTTATTGGGACCTGTCCTATAATCCCGATGTCGAACCGAAGCCCCTGCATTACTACGAGGAGCGTGTACGGGAGCTCCTATCCGAAGCGGTTCGCAGACAGCTCATGAGTGAGGTTCCTGTTGGTGTCCTGCTCTCTGGTGGGATGGATTCGAGTGCGATCGCGGCTTACATGGTTGCACACGCCTCGGAGAGGATTAAGACTTTCTCAATTGGCTTTGAGGACTCTTCATTCAATGAGCTTCCCTATGCCAGAATAGTGGCACAGGAGTTGGGCACAGAGCACCACGAGATGGTAGTTAGCGCAAAGGATGTCCTCGACGTGCTGCCCTCTCATGTCGGCTTTATAGATGAACCTTACGCGGACGGAGCAGCAATTCCGACTTATTACGCCTGCAAGATTGCAAGTGAGAAGGTCACAGTGGTTCTTTCAGGCGAGGGAGGGGACGAGATATTCGCGGGATACGACACACATGCGGCCTACCGGTTCGCCTCGGCCTTTCGAAAGGTCCCGAAAGCCTTCAGAGAGCACATTCTGCGCCCGTTGATCGACCTTTTACCAGTATCCCATAAGAAGATCAGTTTTGAATTCAAAGCCAAGAGGTTCATTAGAGGCGTCTCGCTGCCAATTCCCCAGGCGCATCTCTTCTGGCGTATTGTTCTGTCCGAGGCCGAGAAGCTGAGCCTCTACTCTCCCGCATTGAGAGACGAAAAAGGGCTGGCCACCTCTGACAGGATTTTCGCGCAGCTCTTCGAATCATGTCACGCAGAGGACCCTCTCAACCGGCTTCTTTACATAGACAGCAAGGTCTTTTTGCCTGACGACCTCTTCGTAAAGAACGACAGGATGAGCATGGCTCATAGCATTGAGGCGCGGGTGCCTATGACCGATCCAGACCTCGTTTCTTTCCTGAGCAGCGTGCCGGGGAACGTGAAGATAAGGGGCCTTCAGAGGAAGTTCCTACTGCGAAGGGCTTTGCGAGAGGTTTTTCCGAAAGCGATCGTCAAGAAGAAAAAAGTCGGCTTCGATATGCCGTTCAGCAAATGGCTGAAGCGCGAGTTTTATGACTTCATGATGGACGCCTTCAGGACGCAGAAGCTCAGGGAGGCAAACCTTTTCGATTGGGGCTTCGTGGAGAACCTGATCGAGGACCATAGAGCTAATCGCCGCAACAATGCTCGCCCACTGTGGGGACTTCTCAATTTTGCAGTTTGGTACGATGCATATATGTAAGTCCTGCATGCCGTTAAATGTCGAGAGGAAGCTGGCGATAGTCACGCAAGCCGAGCGGTACAGCCTGTGTGCTCAAGCGAGAGTCTATGCCTACAGTAAAGAGATGACGTGAGGATTTTCTCGGACCTCTCCTCAAGACATCGTGCGTGGCTGATAGGAATTATAGCGTTGGGCCTCATCGCAAGAGTCGTGTGGATGTTCGCCATGCCCTATTTCGTTCCAGTGACTCAGCAGGCAGACCCCTCCGAGTACAACCAATTGGCCAAGAACCTCGCCTCGGGAGAGGGCTACCGCTTCGTGGGGATAAAGGAACACCCCATGACGAATCTCGGTGAGCGTCTGAAGACGCCAACGGCAAGAAGGCCGCCGCTTTATCCGCTGCTCATTTCTCTCGTTTATTCGCTATTTGGCGAGCGATACAGAATCATCTTTCTTCTGCAGTGTCTGTTCGACGTCGTAACGATGCTCGCCGCCTTCGCGATTGCGAGTCGCCTATTCCAGCGTGCCGAAGTCGCTCTATTGGCAGCCGGCTTCGTCGCATGCTACCCTCCGTTCTTTCAGCAGAATATCGTCCTAATGAGCGAGAGCCTCGGGACCGTTCTGATGACTCTCTTCTTCCTTGCCCTTATCGTGGCCCTCTCAAACAACAGGGTCTGGTTATTCGCCTTGTCGGGCCTCCTACTTGGCTCGTGTGCGCTTGTTCGGCCTGATGCGCTTGCCCTTAGTGTGGCCATCCCAATTGTGCTTCTCTTCGTTCTCAGGAAGGGCAAGCAGAGCTGGAGGCGTGCGGTTTGGTCATCTTTAGCGATACTAGTTTGCTTCTGGCTGGCAATCTCACCATGGGTCATACGGAACGCTGTGGTGCTGGGCCGTTTCATTCCAGGCACAACGCTAACCGGCCGTGTGATGCTCACCGGCCTTTACATGTCCACGGTCGATCCCAAATTAGGCATAGCGCCTCTCATGCCTCCGGAGGTTATCGCGCGTGTTAAAGACCTAGACGACATAAGCAAAAATGATGTCCTGGTCCGGGAAGCAGTCAAATATGCCCTGAAGAACCCGCTCGTATGGCTTAGCGGCGCGCCCGGTAAGATCAACAAGATGTGGCTCAATGCGACTGATTGGTCCTCGCGATACTTCCTTTACTATCCGACCACAAGCCGTAACCACAATGTCAATTATGCTCTTCTATTCCCTAACCTATTTCTCCTATTCTTCGCCTTCATCGCGGTGTTCCGCTACAAGGGCCGCTGGCGGAGACAGGCCGTCCCGATATTCGTCGCTGTCGTCGTGCTGACACTGGCTGAGACCTTTTTGGAGGCGGCGGGGCGACACAGCATGAAACTAATGCCAGCAATCATGGTTCTGGCTGCCTACGGCCTATATATGACCCTCAAGAGTGACCCCAAAGAAGAGCCCGCTGCCAGAAAAAAACTATGGCTGTGGGTTGCCACGCTGTCGCTGCCGGTCGTTCTGTTTCTCTGTGGGGAGGCGGTCTTGCGCATCGGTCCCTGGGAGATCGAGCCCGCCTTGCGGCTGGACTACGAGACTTTCGTCGCTGGCAATCTAGACCATAAGGGCGCCTTCAAGTATATTTACCAACGGGATAACGACCTCTTCTGGAAAGGCCGACCGAACACCAACTGGACGGGAGTCGTCGGACGCGACATACCAGTGTCAATGAATTCCAGGGGCTTCCGCGGCCCGGAATTCACCGCAGAGAAGCCCGCCTCGACATTCCGAATAGCTTCTCTGGGGGATTCCCGAACATTCGGTTTGGGTGTCTCTGACGAGGACAGCTACTCTCAGAAGCTCGAACGATTGCTCGATGAACAATGTCAAGGAGATAGAGACGTTGAGGTCCTTAATCTGGGCATAATGGGATATACGTTATTCCAGGGTTGGATATCTCTGAATCTGCACGCGCCTCAGTTCCAACCTGATGTCGTGACTTTCGCATTCGGCTTCAACGATGTTCTCCCAGCGGAGCATCCCGATTCGGTCTATTACGCGAACGGCCACAGTTGGTTGGGAAGGTGTAAGGAGTTCTTGCGGAATAGCAGAGTGTTTCTGCTCTACGAGAAGTTACTGCTCAGGGCCGGTCGTCTCTTCTCGCAGGAGCCGCCGCCTCGTGTTATTGAGAACTCTGAACAGATGTGCGAGGAGTTCGGGACTGTTCAGCTAGGAGGGATGGTTGTCAAAGACCACAGGGTGGGAGAGACCGAATATCGGGAGCTGCTGGCCAAATCGGTCGAATTCTGTAAAAGCCGAGGGATCACGCCTCTTGTGATCATCCTGCCTCAGAAGTCGTTAAAGCCCCCGTATGTGAAGGTCCCGAAATATCACGGCCTGATGGTCTCCTTCTGCGAGGAGCATCGGGTCCCGTTCGTTGACATGTTCCCTGCCTTCTTTGAATTCACGAATTCAGGGCCCGAGGAAGACGCTTTAGACCGTCAGAAGAGGCTTCTATGCTCAATCTGCCATCCGACTGCTTTCGGGCACAGTCTGATAGCGCGGGAGATCGCCAAGAAGCTCGCCGCTCTCAAGCTCCTGCCGTGCGAACGGCCACAGTAGGGTCGGAAGCCAACACGCAACAACGGCCATCCGCTCTGGTTGCAGCAAAATGTAGCGTTATCTCACCGTGCCAGTGATTGTGAAAGGCACTGAATCGACGGATATGAAGTTGGAGCCTATTGCGCCGGATTCGGCGAGCGCCGCGGCGTAGATGTAAGAGCCCGGCTCAACGTGCGGGACGCTCAGCTCGAAGACCATCTCAGGCCCGAAGCTGAAGCCCGTGGGCAGAACCCAATCCACAGCCCACGGCCAGAGCCCGAAGCCGAAACCCTCCTCGACGAGGCAGATAATTGAGCCATCCGGCAGGATAAAGCCGACGAACGCGTCCACCGTCATCTCGGGACCCTCGTTCACGACTTCAAGATAGGCCTGCATCAGATCGCCGGCCGCGAACTCGTCCGCGTTCAGCGAGCAGAACACCTCCGCCTCAATCGGCGCCCCCGGAATCGGATAATGGAATCCCATATCGACAGTCCCGGTGTCGGGCGTCCCGTCAGCCTGAGTCGTCCTGTCGGCCACGCCCGCCTCGTGAGACCATCTGTCGCCTCCATCGATGCAAGGGCTATTCGGGTGCAGGTAATAGTCCCCGAATGGGCCGGGGACAAACATCGGGTCGCCATAGATATTCCCCTCGCCCTCGTTACCATCCTTGATGCAGCAGTAGCTCGTGGAGCATCCGGATAGGTCGTCATCATTGCCCCAGATGATGCAGGCTTCAATGGTTGGATTGCCTTCCCTCTCAGAATAGATACCACCGCCTGCGCCGGATTCCGCTGCCGAGTTACCAACTATAGTGTTATTAGTGATGCTTGGCGAGCTATGAGAGCTGCAGTATATACCTCCGCCATCGAAACCAAACCGCCCGTACACCTCATTCCCGATAATCAAGTTGTTTGAAATGGTTGGCGAACTGAGTGCGCAGTGTATTCCGCCTCCATGCTTGTCCGCTCT
It includes:
- a CDS encoding GDSL-type esterase/lipase family protein; translation: MRIFSDLSSRHRAWLIGIIALGLIARVVWMFAMPYFVPVTQQADPSEYNQLAKNLASGEGYRFVGIKEHPMTNLGERLKTPTARRPPLYPLLISLVYSLFGERYRIIFLLQCLFDVVTMLAAFAIASRLFQRAEVALLAAGFVACYPPFFQQNIVLMSESLGTVLMTLFFLALIVALSNNRVWLFALSGLLLGSCALVRPDALALSVAIPIVLLFVLRKGKQSWRRAVWSSLAILVCFWLAISPWVIRNAVVLGRFIPGTTLTGRVMLTGLYMSTVDPKLGIAPLMPPEVIARVKDLDDISKNDVLVREAVKYALKNPLVWLSGAPGKINKMWLNATDWSSRYFLYYPTTSRNHNVNYALLFPNLFLLFFAFIAVFRYKGRWRRQAVPIFVAVVVLTLAETFLEAAGRHSMKLMPAIMVLAAYGLYMTLKSDPKEEPAARKKLWLWVATLSLPVVLFLCGEAVLRIGPWEIEPALRLDYETFVAGNLDHKGAFKYIYQRDNDLFWKGRPNTNWTGVVGRDIPVSMNSRGFRGPEFTAEKPASTFRIASLGDSRTFGLGVSDEDSYSQKLERLLDEQCQGDRDVEVLNLGIMGYTLFQGWISLNLHAPQFQPDVVTFAFGFNDVLPAEHPDSVYYANGHSWLGRCKEFLRNSRVFLLYEKLLLRAGRLFSQEPPPRVIENSEQMCEEFGTVQLGGMVVKDHRVGETEYRELLAKSVEFCKSRGITPLVIILPQKSLKPPYVKVPKYHGLMVSFCEEHRVPFVDMFPAFFEFTNSGPEEDALDRQKRLLCSICHPTAFGHSLIAREIAKKLAALKLLPCERPQ
- the asnB gene encoding asparagine synthase (glutamine-hydrolyzing), translated to MCGICGIVKDSGCKVDPALMDDMTDLMRHRGPDDRGIWINAAGNVGLGARRLSIIGLSNGHQPISNEEGTCVLVANGEIYNYRTLKSDLIGRGHNFSTDTDIEVILHLYEERGPDFAEVLNGMFAFAIWDEKRHRLVLCRDRMGIKPLFYMQLTDRVVFASEIKSIICDPSVPRELDLQAMHDYFTFDYIPGEQTIFKGVREVQQGCIAVFEQGDMRTTRYWDLSYNPDVEPKPLHYYEERVRELLSEAVRRQLMSEVPVGVLLSGGMDSSAIAAYMVAHASERIKTFSIGFEDSSFNELPYARIVAQELGTEHHEMVVSAKDVLDVLPSHVGFIDEPYADGAAIPTYYACKIASEKVTVVLSGEGGDEIFAGYDTHAAYRFASAFRKVPKAFREHILRPLIDLLPVSHKKISFEFKAKRFIRGVSLPIPQAHLFWRIVLSEAEKLSLYSPALRDEKGLATSDRIFAQLFESCHAEDPLNRLLYIDSKVFLPDDLFVKNDRMSMAHSIEARVPMTDPDLVSFLSSVPGNVKIRGLQRKFLLRRALREVFPKAIVKKKKVGFDMPFSKWLKREFYDFMMDAFRTQKLREANLFDWGFVENLIEDHRANRRNNARPLWGLLNFAVWYDAYM
- a CDS encoding glycosyltransferase family 2 protein; its protein translation is MPDRDLPALSIVIPVQDEADSIGSVISSVKAALDCHEGGYEIVAVDDGSADNSAQLAEDAGARVISHGLRRGYGAALKTGIKAARGRTIAIIDGDGTYPAEVIPALARGLESADMVVGARVRAGACVPITRRPAKWLLTKLAGFLSGVKIPDLNSGLRAFRRDVALPYLRVLPDRFSFTSTITLLMLGDGKSVEYMPIDYHRRAGKSKIVPSDAFSFLILIIRTVMFFNPLKFFLPIGLVIFLVGAAKLSTDYLIYDRLSSTSVLLILSAIQIWGLGFLAELALFLERRRK
- the nth gene encoding endonuclease III, with the protein product MSESSKMKAERLGEVYAILEARYPDARLRLDFRTPLDLLVASILAARCRDEVVNRTTASLFADYRTAKDYADADVETLEAELGSLPMFRRKARSIKAACESLVAEHGGKVPADVGALTALKGVGRKTANLVLSNAFGQPAIVVDTHVLRICERLDLSSGTDRDRTERELMRMLPENRWSHLAHIFSDFGRETCKAQNPRCALCPVAKLCPYIKKRRGVAIET